From Chryseobacterium sp. IHB B 17019, one genomic window encodes:
- a CDS encoding L-ribulose-5-phosphate 4-epimerase → MSIYKELQRECYEANMQLDALKLVVYTFGNVSAVDREKGIFAIKPSGVPYEILKPEDIVILDYEANVVQGKLRPSSDTKTHAYLYKNWENIGGISHTHAIYSVAWAQAQMDIPIFGTTHADHLTADIPCAPPMRDDLIEGNYEYNTGIQILDCFKEKELSYEEVEMVLIGNHGPFTWGKNADKAVYNSKVLETIAEMAYRTRQINPDAPRLKDALIKKHYERKHGKNAYYGQ, encoded by the coding sequence ATGAGCATTTATAAAGAACTTCAAAGAGAATGTTACGAGGCCAATATGCAGCTGGATGCCTTGAAGCTTGTCGTTTATACATTCGGAAACGTGAGTGCCGTTGACCGTGAAAAAGGAATTTTTGCCATCAAGCCAAGCGGTGTTCCTTATGAGATTCTAAAGCCTGAAGATATTGTTATTCTGGATTATGAAGCTAATGTTGTACAAGGGAAATTAAGACCATCATCAGACACAAAAACTCACGCTTACCTCTACAAAAACTGGGAAAATATTGGCGGAATTTCTCATACGCATGCCATTTATTCCGTAGCCTGGGCACAGGCACAGATGGATATTCCGATTTTCGGAACCACACATGCAGATCATTTAACGGCAGATATTCCCTGCGCACCGCCGATGCGCGATGATTTAATTGAAGGGAATTACGAGTACAATACCGGAATTCAGATTTTGGATTGTTTTAAGGAAAAAGAACTGTCTTACGAAGAAGTAGAAATGGTTCTTATTGGAAATCATGGACCATTCACCTGGGGTAAAAACGCTGATAAAGCCGTTTACAACAGCAAAGTTCTGGAAACTATTGCAGAAATGGCGTATCGTACAAGACAAATCAATCCTGACGCACCACGCCTGAAAGATGCTCTCATCAAAAAACACTACGAACGCAAACACGGTAAAAATGCCTATTATGGACAGTAA
- the araA gene encoding L-arabinose isomerase, with the protein MLTPLNTKEIWFITGSQHLYGPETLAQVAEHSQKIVEAFNQSSLIPVKVIIKPTVKSTEEIFETLTAANHAENCIGIVTWMHTFSPAKMWIRGLTALQKPMLHLHTQFNQDIPWSTMDMDFMNLNQAAHGDREFGFMVSRLRKNRKIVVGHWAEERVQKQIGDWSRVAAGWDDWQGAKFARFGDNMRYVAVTDGDKVEAETKFGFSVNTWGIGDLVAVVNSIGDGEVKTLMEEYEATYKMAESLLSGGSNRKSLEAAARIELGLEKFLKDGDFKGFSDTFEDLHGLEQLPGIAVQRLMEKGYGFAGEGDWKTAALVRAMKTMGQGLQGGNAFMEDYTYHLNPSNPSVLGSHMLEVDPVLAVDKPSCEIHPLGIGGKADPVRLVFNSRGNIDSLNAALMDFGNHFRLLINKTKALEITEELPKLPVARVLWKPLPDLYTAAEAWILAGGAHHTCYSENISAEQLEDFAEMADIESLVIDENTKIRDFKNNLRWNEIYYR; encoded by the coding sequence ATGTTAACACCTCTCAATACAAAAGAAATCTGGTTCATCACCGGAAGCCAGCATTTATACGGACCTGAAACATTGGCTCAGGTTGCAGAACATTCACAGAAAATTGTTGAAGCCTTTAATCAGTCTTCATTAATTCCTGTAAAAGTCATTATTAAACCAACCGTAAAATCAACAGAAGAAATTTTTGAGACACTAACGGCTGCCAATCATGCAGAAAACTGCATCGGAATTGTAACCTGGATGCACACGTTTTCGCCTGCAAAAATGTGGATCCGCGGATTGACAGCTTTACAAAAGCCAATGCTGCATTTGCATACACAGTTCAATCAGGATATTCCTTGGTCTACGATGGATATGGATTTTATGAACCTGAATCAGGCCGCTCACGGGGACCGTGAATTCGGGTTTATGGTAAGCCGCCTCCGCAAAAACCGAAAAATTGTTGTCGGACATTGGGCTGAGGAAAGAGTTCAGAAACAAATCGGTGACTGGAGCCGTGTTGCAGCAGGCTGGGACGATTGGCAGGGCGCAAAATTTGCCCGTTTTGGAGACAATATGAGATATGTTGCCGTTACAGATGGTGACAAAGTAGAAGCAGAAACAAAATTCGGATTTTCGGTAAACACCTGGGGAATCGGTGATTTGGTTGCCGTTGTCAATTCCATTGGTGATGGCGAAGTGAAAACTTTAATGGAAGAATATGAAGCCACTTACAAGATGGCAGAGTCTCTTCTATCCGGGGGAAGCAACAGGAAATCACTTGAAGCAGCGGCAAGAATAGAATTAGGTTTAGAGAAATTTTTAAAAGATGGAGATTTCAAAGGTTTTTCGGATACTTTCGAAGATCTTCACGGTCTGGAGCAGCTTCCCGGAATTGCCGTTCAGAGGTTGATGGAAAAAGGGTACGGTTTTGCCGGAGAAGGCGACTGGAAAACAGCAGCATTAGTCCGTGCCATGAAAACAATGGGGCAGGGTCTGCAAGGCGGAAATGCCTTTATGGAAGATTATACTTACCATCTCAATCCTTCAAATCCTTCAGTTTTGGGCTCTCATATGCTGGAAGTTGATCCTGTTTTAGCGGTCGATAAGCCATCTTGTGAAATTCATCCGTTGGGAATCGGTGGCAAGGCAGATCCTGTCCGTCTGGTTTTCAATTCAAGAGGAAATATCGATTCTCTGAACGCCGCTTTAATGGATTTCGGGAATCATTTCAGGCTGTTAATCAATAAAACAAAAGCATTGGAAATCACAGAAGAATTACCAAAACTTCCTGTGGCAAGAGTTCTTTGGAAGCCGCTTCCGGATTTGTACACGGCTGCAGAAGCGTGGATTTTGGCTGGTGGAGCGCATCATACGTGCTATAGTGAGAATATCAGTGCTGAACAGCTGGAAGATTTTGCTGAAATGGCAGACATTGAGTCATTGGTTATTGATGAAAATACAAAAATCCGTGATTTTAAGAACAATCTTCGCTGGAATGAAATTTATTATCGCTAA
- a CDS encoding aldose epimerase family protein: MKIINYNLIIIALLFVVGCSKKENNNQSQKENMENIQVSDYGVTAKDDSIKKYTLTNKNGMKVEVINFGGIITSLTAPDKNGKYEDVVLGFTKPEDYFNGNPYYFGALIGRYGNRIANAKFTLEGKTYDIDKNDGPNSLHGGKEGFHTKFWNIESVKDAKFPTLKLTYTSADGEEGYPGKLSVTVLYTLTDDNALEISYEATTDKATVVNLTQHSYFNLSGNFAKTITDHELQINADKFLPVNETLIPTGEQKAVKGSPFDFTVSKPIGKDINSDDDQLKKGKGYDHNWILNGSGMRNIAKVYHPQSGRVMEVLTDEPGVQFYSGNFLDGKFDTKTGGKNEFRTGFCLETQHFPDSPNQPSFPSTELKPGQKYQTKTIYKFSVKK, from the coding sequence ATGAAAATAATAAACTACAATCTGATTATTATTGCGCTTTTGTTTGTTGTTGGATGCAGCAAAAAAGAAAATAATAACCAGTCTCAAAAAGAAAATATGGAAAATATACAGGTTTCAGACTACGGAGTGACGGCAAAAGACGATTCCATTAAAAAATATACATTAACCAATAAAAACGGGATGAAAGTGGAGGTCATCAATTTCGGTGGAATTATTACTTCACTCACGGCTCCCGACAAAAACGGGAAATATGAAGATGTCGTTTTAGGATTTACAAAACCTGAAGATTATTTTAATGGAAACCCTTATTATTTCGGAGCTTTAATTGGCCGTTATGGGAACAGAATTGCCAATGCAAAATTTACTCTGGAAGGCAAAACCTACGATATTGATAAAAATGACGGACCGAATAGTCTTCACGGTGGAAAAGAAGGCTTTCATACCAAATTCTGGAACATTGAATCGGTAAAAGATGCGAAATTTCCAACTTTAAAGCTGACTTACACCAGCGCAGACGGCGAAGAAGGCTATCCTGGAAAATTGTCTGTAACGGTTTTATATACATTGACAGACGACAATGCTTTGGAGATTTCTTACGAAGCAACGACAGATAAAGCAACGGTTGTTAATCTTACACAACATTCATACTTCAATCTTTCAGGGAATTTCGCAAAAACGATTACCGACCACGAATTGCAAATTAACGCAGATAAATTTTTACCTGTTAATGAAACATTGATTCCTACAGGCGAACAGAAAGCGGTAAAAGGAAGTCCGTTTGATTTTACCGTTTCAAAACCAATCGGGAAAGACATCAATTCAGATGATGACCAGCTGAAAAAAGGAAAAGGCTACGACCACAACTGGATCCTGAATGGAAGCGGGATGAGAAACATCGCCAAAGTATACCATCCGCAATCAGGAAGAGTGATGGAGGTTCTTACCGATGAGCCGGGCGTTCAGTTCTATTCAGGAAATTTTCTTGATGGAAAATTTGACACTAAAACCGGTGGGAAAAATGAATTCCGAACAGGTTTTTGCTTAGAAACCCAGCATTTCCCGGATTCTCCGAATCAACCTTCCTTTCCTTCAACAGAACTGAAGCCGGGACAAAAATATCAGACTAAAACGATTTATAAATTCTCAGTTAAAAAATAA
- a CDS encoding sodium:solute symporter family transporter, producing the protein MGNLATIDIIIFLVYFVVVAGYGIWIYNRKKSAATGSKDYFLAEGSLTWWAIGASLIASNISAEQFIGMSGEGFFVGIAVAAYEWIAAIALIIIAVWFIPIYLKNKIYTMPQFLETRYNKSVSLIMAVFWLFLYIIVNLTSILYLGALAIDTLLGGDNLHIIMVGLLLMALLIGLGGMKVIGYTDVIQVAVLIIGGFATVYMALQIVDQRINGAAVGNAFAGFQTLMNEAPQHFKLILDKPTTTTTTLAMPENLIVQKYVVLPGLAMYFAGQWIVNLNYWGCNQYITQRALGADLKTARTGILFAGFLKLFMPIIVMLPGIAAYVLYTKGHLPGFNGVKDGAYSAILGFLPSGLKGLAVAALTAAIVASLAGKVNSISTIFTLDIYKKYLKADATEIEMVRTGRWAIIIAMAVALAFTWTDVLGIGGEGGFTFIQKYTGFISPGVFAMFLLGMFWKRTTGTAALVGVLLGFLLAIFFNSFAVGIFGKETWLYTAFTYEKLENGVVHTITEIPFLINMGWSFFITVVVMVMISLAGPKVNPKAFAIDATMFKVDNRTLIMIVVTVLLLTALYVRFW; encoded by the coding sequence ATGGGAAACTTAGCAACAATTGATATCATCATATTTCTTGTTTATTTTGTGGTGGTAGCCGGTTACGGAATTTGGATTTACAACAGGAAAAAGTCCGCAGCCACGGGCAGTAAAGATTATTTTCTGGCCGAAGGTTCACTCACCTGGTGGGCCATTGGAGCCAGTCTGATTGCATCCAACATTTCGGCAGAACAGTTTATAGGAATGAGTGGCGAAGGTTTCTTCGTAGGAATTGCCGTTGCAGCCTATGAATGGATTGCAGCAATTGCACTGATTATCATCGCCGTTTGGTTTATTCCGATTTACCTTAAAAATAAAATTTACACAATGCCCCAATTCCTGGAAACCCGTTACAACAAATCGGTTTCTTTGATTATGGCGGTTTTTTGGCTGTTTCTCTATATAATTGTCAATCTTACCTCAATTCTTTATCTAGGAGCTTTGGCAATCGATACTTTGCTGGGAGGAGATAATCTTCATATCATCATGGTTGGATTACTTCTGATGGCTTTGCTGATTGGTTTAGGCGGAATGAAAGTAATCGGGTACACCGATGTTATTCAGGTGGCAGTTTTGATTATCGGAGGTTTTGCAACAGTTTATATGGCTCTTCAGATTGTTGACCAGAGAATCAACGGAGCGGCTGTAGGAAATGCTTTTGCCGGTTTTCAGACCTTAATGAATGAAGCACCACAGCATTTTAAATTAATTCTTGACAAACCAACGACCACTACAACCACTTTAGCAATGCCGGAAAATCTGATTGTTCAAAAATATGTGGTTTTACCGGGCCTGGCGATGTATTTTGCAGGACAGTGGATTGTCAATCTGAATTATTGGGGATGCAACCAGTACATCACGCAACGTGCTTTGGGCGCTGATTTGAAAACAGCAAGAACCGGGATTTTATTCGCAGGATTTCTGAAATTATTTATGCCGATTATCGTTATGCTTCCGGGAATTGCAGCTTATGTTTTATATACAAAAGGACATTTGCCGGGCTTCAATGGAGTAAAAGACGGCGCCTACTCAGCCATTCTAGGATTTTTACCTTCCGGTCTCAAAGGTTTGGCGGTGGCAGCTCTTACTGCAGCAATTGTAGCATCTCTGGCAGGAAAAGTAAACAGTATTTCGACGATTTTCACTTTAGATATCTATAAAAAATACCTGAAAGCAGATGCGACTGAAATCGAGATGGTAAGAACAGGACGATGGGCAATTATTATTGCAATGGCTGTTGCTCTGGCATTTACATGGACGGATGTTCTGGGAATCGGCGGAGAAGGAGGTTTTACATTTATCCAGAAATATACCGGATTTATCAGTCCTGGGGTTTTTGCAATGTTCCTTTTGGGAATGTTCTGGAAAAGAACGACAGGAACGGCAGCTTTAGTCGGCGTTCTTCTGGGATTTTTACTGGCGATTTTCTTCAACAGTTTTGCAGTCGGTATTTTCGGAAAAGAAACTTGGTTGTACACTGCTTTTACCTATGAAAAATTAGAAAATGGAGTGGTTCACACGATTACAGAAATTCCGTTTCTGATTAATATGGGATGGTCATTCTTTATCACAGTTGTCGTAATGGTAATGATAAGTTTGGCAGGCCCGAAAGTAAATCCGAAAGCTTTCGCTATAGATGCAACGATGTTTAAAGTAGATAACAGAACTTTGATTATGATTGTAGTAACAGTTCTTTTACTGACCGCACTTTACGTGAGATTTTGGTAA
- a CDS encoding 3'-5' exonuclease: protein MRKYLLFIDTETTAIPKRWDLPYSETDNWPSAVQVSWILYAENGREIKRENFYIDAEDLKISASSFRVHGITKEFLSRNGKGRKFVLQKLSEDIQQYYPLITGHFTEFDIHTLSCDFYRAGLENPFHQSYFYCTMLKSKDYILNPKADYFRLPQLYNFLFNEKMERSHDAMIDAEMTAKCFFEIRSRGEISENELHKIHHEIESKLKFLTDKMK, encoded by the coding sequence TTGAGAAAATATCTCCTTTTTATCGATACCGAAACAACAGCAATCCCGAAACGATGGGATCTGCCGTATTCCGAAACTGACAACTGGCCTTCAGCAGTTCAGGTTTCGTGGATCTTGTATGCTGAAAACGGCAGGGAAATTAAAAGAGAAAATTTTTATATTGATGCTGAAGATTTGAAAATCAGTGCATCGTCATTCAGAGTCCACGGAATTACCAAGGAATTTTTAAGCAGAAATGGCAAAGGAAGAAAGTTTGTGCTGCAAAAGCTTTCAGAAGACATTCAGCAATATTATCCGCTGATTACAGGACATTTCACAGAATTCGATATTCATACGCTGAGTTGCGATTTTTACAGGGCAGGCCTGGAAAACCCTTTTCATCAGAGTTATTTTTACTGCACGATGCTAAAAAGCAAAGATTATATTTTAAATCCTAAAGCTGATTATTTTCGTTTGCCACAACTTTACAATTTCCTTTTTAATGAAAAGATGGAACGTTCCCACGATGCTATGATTGATGCGGAAATGACAGCAAAATGTTTTTTTGAAATTCGTTCCCGTGGAGAAATTTCGGAAAATGAGCTTCATAAAATTCATCATGAAATAGAGTCTAAATTAAAATTTTTAACAGATAAAATGAAATAA
- a CDS encoding DUF294 nucleotidyltransferase-like domain-containing protein, whose amino-acid sequence MTEEKIISLLKITEPFHLLPETVLAEISETLIKTEFSKDTLVYRQEVTEMTGVDIISSGEYETFFFDAAENKRCLTKHHSPYCFGGISVVLNRVRALKSAIAKKGTVVYTLPRKEFYELCNAYEDFFHYFTSDFGKRMLDEEFSHFVKTPATFEESYFAADQLYSRKIEGIAYKSIVSCEENTPVFEAAKLMAANKVSCIFIKKSGSDEIIGYATDITLRDNVIARCLDPRTAILEVMDNPIVSISSDAYLYEAVLMMFKTKSRYLLVKNKEEYVGFLSRNRLLSEQAQSPLVFIQSVKQAENTEELRKKWKQVPDIISQLLGRGVHGEIASQVITTIADTITGKVIEKVIKEIGKPPAKFAFIVTGSEGRKEQTLSTDQDNGIIYEDKANVQREMVREYFLDFAKKVSDDLNTIGFEYCKGGFMASNPKWTHSLSHWKRNYVQWIEESVPENAMKFSTFFDFRFIYGDENIVHELKEFIKEKLVSPNQLFFVHIAKNALQYEPPLTFFKKIKTQTIGKSEVFDIKTAMSPIVDLVRVYALKSHLEIENTGERMKKLMEIGVFTQQQYNEMHQSYYYLMALRLRNQANQINIDKKNPDNYIEISKLTRIERVTLIEIFKTIANFQLGIKVKFTGSF is encoded by the coding sequence ATGACGGAAGAAAAAATTATTTCACTATTAAAAATAACAGAGCCTTTTCATCTTTTACCCGAAACGGTTCTTGCTGAAATCTCTGAAACACTTATTAAAACCGAGTTCTCCAAAGATACGCTGGTTTACCGTCAGGAAGTGACCGAGATGACAGGTGTAGATATTATTTCATCGGGAGAATATGAAACTTTCTTTTTCGATGCTGCTGAAAATAAAAGATGTTTGACGAAACATCACTCTCCTTACTGTTTTGGCGGAATTTCGGTGGTTTTGAACAGAGTTCGTGCGCTGAAATCTGCCATAGCCAAAAAAGGAACTGTGGTTTACACTTTACCCAGAAAAGAATTTTATGAATTGTGTAATGCATACGAAGATTTTTTTCATTATTTTACTTCAGATTTCGGTAAAAGGATGCTGGATGAAGAGTTTTCACACTTTGTAAAAACACCTGCAACTTTCGAAGAAAGTTATTTTGCAGCCGACCAGCTGTATTCCAGGAAAATTGAAGGTATTGCTTACAAAAGTATTGTTTCCTGCGAAGAAAATACACCCGTTTTTGAAGCTGCCAAACTGATGGCCGCCAATAAAGTAAGCTGTATTTTTATCAAAAAATCGGGGAGTGACGAGATTATCGGTTATGCTACTGATATTACCTTACGGGATAACGTGATTGCCCGTTGTCTGGATCCAAGAACAGCCATTTTGGAGGTAATGGATAATCCGATTGTCAGTATTTCCAGTGATGCCTATTTATATGAGGCGGTTCTGATGATGTTCAAAACCAAATCAAGATATCTTTTGGTGAAGAATAAAGAAGAATATGTTGGTTTTCTAAGCAGAAACCGTTTGCTGAGTGAGCAGGCGCAAAGCCCGCTGGTGTTCATCCAGTCTGTAAAGCAGGCAGAAAACACCGAAGAGCTTCGTAAAAAATGGAAGCAGGTTCCGGATATTATCAGTCAGCTTTTGGGAAGAGGGGTGCACGGTGAAATTGCCAGTCAGGTCATTACCACGATTGCCGACACGATAACCGGAAAAGTGATAGAGAAAGTGATAAAGGAAATAGGGAAACCGCCTGCAAAATTTGCCTTTATTGTTACCGGAAGCGAAGGAAGAAAAGAGCAGACGCTGAGCACCGATCAGGACAACGGAATCATTTACGAAGACAAAGCCAATGTACAGCGGGAAATGGTGCGGGAATATTTTCTGGATTTTGCTAAAAAAGTTTCAGATGACCTCAATACGATTGGTTTTGAATATTGCAAAGGTGGTTTTATGGCAAGTAATCCGAAATGGACCCATTCTCTTTCTCACTGGAAAAGAAATTATGTCCAATGGATTGAAGAATCAGTCCCGGAAAATGCAATGAAATTTTCCACTTTTTTTGATTTCCGTTTTATTTACGGTGACGAAAATATTGTACATGAGCTGAAAGAATTTATCAAAGAAAAACTGGTTTCACCCAATCAGCTGTTTTTTGTGCATATCGCCAAAAATGCGCTTCAATATGAACCTCCTCTTACTTTTTTCAAAAAAATAAAGACTCAGACTATTGGAAAATCTGAGGTTTTCGATATCAAAACGGCAATGTCTCCCATTGTAGATCTTGTTCGTGTCTATGCACTGAAAAGTCATCTGGAAATAGAAAATACAGGCGAAAGAATGAAAAAACTGATGGAAATTGGTGTTTTCACACAGCAGCAGTATAACGAAATGCATCAGTCTTATTATTATCTGATGGCGCTTCGGCTGAGAAATCAGGCAAATCAGATTAATATTGATAAAAAGAATCCTGATAACTATATAGAAATCAGCAAGCTGACCAGAATAGAACGGGTGACCTTAATCGAAATTTTCAAGACCATTGCCAATTTCCAACTTGGAATTAAAGTTAAATTTACCGGAAGTTTTTAA
- a CDS encoding NUDIX hydrolase: MEENYLNYPKHFVAVDCIIFGFDGDNLKILLVQRNFEPKKGEWSLMGGFIDDKESSDQAANRVLNALTGLENIYLEQLNTYTEIDREPTARIMSISYYALINIQDNIQINEKYSAKWFDLKDHPELIFDHNAMVKDAVLRLRRRATTRPIGFELLPEKFTMKDLQNLYEAIFDEKYDKRNFTSKINALDVLVKTNDKDMSSSKKGSYLYTFDEEKYNKKISEGFMFKI, from the coding sequence ATGGAAGAAAATTATCTTAATTATCCTAAACATTTTGTGGCAGTTGACTGTATTATTTTCGGTTTTGACGGAGATAACCTGAAAATTCTTCTGGTACAAAGAAATTTTGAGCCAAAGAAAGGAGAATGGTCTCTTATGGGTGGTTTTATTGATGATAAAGAAAGTTCCGACCAAGCTGCCAATCGTGTCCTGAATGCATTGACCGGGCTTGAAAACATATATCTCGAGCAACTGAACACTTACACAGAAATTGACCGTGAGCCGACCGCCAGAATTATGTCGATTTCATATTATGCTTTAATTAATATTCAGGATAACATTCAAATTAATGAAAAATACAGCGCCAAATGGTTTGATCTGAAAGATCATCCTGAACTTATTTTCGACCATAATGCAATGGTAAAAGATGCTGTTCTGAGACTGAGAAGAAGAGCAACGACAAGACCTATTGGTTTTGAACTGCTGCCTGAAAAATTCACGATGAAGGATCTTCAGAATCTTTATGAAGCGATCTTTGATGAAAAATATGACAAGCGAAATTTCACCAGCAAAATAAATGCTTTGGATGTTCTGGTAAAAACCAACGATAAAGATATGAGCTCATCTAAAAAAGGGTCTTACCTTTATACTTTTGATGAGGAAAAATACAATAAGAAAATCTCGGAAGGTTTTATGTTTAAAATCTAA
- a CDS encoding glycoside hydrolase family 127 protein, whose product MNKKSLILFLSFTTMAFGQVKKNVSYFPLNRVHLSESVFSRAMQTDEKYILSMDVDRLLAPYLKEAGLKPKKENYPNWENTGLDGHIGGHYISALALMYASTGDPKIKQRLDYMIDELERCQNLSGNGYLSGVPNGKKAWKEVADGNIRAATFGLNDRWVPLYNIHKIYSGLRDAYWYADSEKAKKMLIKLTDWMADEVYRLSDAQIQEMLRSEHGGLNEVFADVYDITKNPKYLKLAHRFSHLAILNPLLNGEDKLTGIHANTQIPKVIGFKRIADLENNKEWSNAADFFWMNVTQKRSAIIGGNSVSEHFNPINDFSGMIKSIEGPETCNTYNMLKLSKALYATNPKSSYMDYYEKALYNHILSTQNPEKGGFVYFTPMRPGHYRVYSQPETSFWCCVGSGMENHAKYGEMIYAYSEEDLYVNLFIPSVLKWSEKKMVLRQENNFPESASTKLIFDVASKSNINLKLRAPEWAKASEINISVNGKNINVSVDAEGYFTIKRKWEKGDVIEMKMPMHLSAERLPDHSDYFAFKYGPIVLAAKYGKENQDGLFADDSRGGHIAHGPQIPLNEIPTILGGSTSVLSHLETVNGKDLTFKLKGLYPQTQFSNGLELVPFYKIQEERYIIYFPQANQDKIEMIQKQKAKEEEEIRKLDNITTDKIQLGKQQPESDHNFDSKDSNTGYMEDRHFREAKGWFSYQMRNKDKNAKYLYLLYFDANNNRTLNTEINGVIVISKNFDGKSGSSPKSLLIPIPESESRKEILNVKFNTNEKSITPKIIEVRLLTQMPDKN is encoded by the coding sequence ATGAACAAAAAATCACTGATATTATTTTTAAGCTTTACTACAATGGCTTTCGGGCAGGTAAAGAAAAATGTTAGCTACTTTCCGCTCAACAGGGTTCATTTATCCGAAAGTGTTTTCAGCAGAGCAATGCAGACAGATGAGAAGTATATTCTGTCGATGGATGTTGACCGTCTTCTTGCTCCATATCTGAAAGAAGCAGGATTAAAGCCCAAAAAAGAAAATTATCCCAACTGGGAAAATACAGGACTGGACGGTCATATCGGGGGTCACTACATTTCTGCTTTGGCATTGATGTATGCTTCAACAGGCGATCCAAAAATAAAGCAACGTTTGGATTATATGATTGATGAATTGGAACGCTGCCAGAATCTTTCAGGAAACGGCTATCTATCGGGTGTTCCGAATGGAAAAAAAGCCTGGAAAGAAGTTGCTGACGGAAATATTCGTGCCGCAACTTTCGGTTTGAATGACCGCTGGGTTCCGCTGTATAATATTCATAAAATATATTCAGGTTTACGCGATGCCTATTGGTATGCAGATAGTGAGAAAGCAAAAAAGATGCTGATAAAACTCACAGATTGGATGGCTGATGAAGTTTACAGACTTTCCGATGCTCAGATTCAGGAAATGCTTCGCAGTGAGCATGGCGGCCTGAATGAAGTTTTTGCTGATGTTTACGACATTACAAAAAATCCGAAATATCTGAAACTTGCCCATCGTTTTTCACATCTTGCCATTTTGAACCCACTGTTGAATGGTGAAGACAAGCTGACGGGAATTCACGCCAATACACAGATTCCAAAAGTGATTGGTTTTAAGCGTATTGCAGATTTGGAAAATAATAAAGAATGGAGCAACGCCGCCGATTTTTTCTGGATGAATGTTACGCAAAAACGCTCAGCAATTATCGGAGGAAACAGTGTGAGTGAGCATTTTAACCCAATCAATGATTTCAGTGGAATGATTAAAAGTATCGAAGGTCCTGAAACCTGCAATACCTATAATATGCTGAAGCTCTCCAAAGCATTGTATGCGACCAATCCAAAATCATCTTACATGGATTACTACGAAAAAGCTTTATACAACCATATTCTTTCCACGCAAAATCCAGAGAAAGGCGGTTTTGTCTATTTCACACCAATGCGTCCCGGTCATTACAGGGTTTATTCCCAGCCGGAGACCAGCTTCTGGTGCTGCGTAGGCTCAGGAATGGAGAATCATGCCAAATATGGCGAAATGATTTATGCATATTCTGAAGAAGATCTGTACGTGAATCTTTTTATTCCTTCTGTTTTAAAATGGTCTGAAAAGAAAATGGTTCTGAGACAGGAAAATAATTTCCCGGAATCAGCATCTACAAAACTTATCTTCGATGTTGCTTCAAAATCAAATATAAATTTAAAATTAAGAGCCCCGGAATGGGCGAAAGCTTCTGAAATCAACATTTCAGTCAATGGTAAAAATATAAATGTGTCTGTTGATGCAGAAGGCTATTTTACCATCAAAAGAAAATGGGAAAAAGGCGATGTTATCGAAATGAAAATGCCAATGCATCTTTCCGCAGAACGGCTTCCGGATCATTCTGATTACTTCGCATTTAAATATGGCCCGATTGTTTTAGCTGCCAAATACGGGAAAGAAAATCAGGACGGACTTTTCGCCGATGACAGCAGAGGCGGACATATCGCGCACGGACCGCAGATTCCATTGAATGAAATTCCTACCATTTTGGGTGGTTCAACGTCAGTTTTAAGCCATTTGGAGACCGTTAACGGAAAAGATTTGACCTTCAAACTCAAAGGTTTGTATCCTCAGACTCAATTCAGTAACGGATTAGAACTGGTTCCATTTTACAAAATTCAGGAAGAACGCTACATTATTTATTTTCCGCAGGCGAATCAGGATAAAATTGAAATGATTCAGAAACAAAAAGCCAAAGAAGAAGAGGAAATCAGAAAGCTTGATAATATTACTACTGATAAAATTCAATTAGGCAAACAACAGCCGGAATCTGACCATAATTTTGACAGCAAAGATTCCAACACAGGTTATATGGAAGACCGTCATTTCCGTGAGGCGAAAGGCTGGTTCAGCTATCAGATGAGAAACAAAGATAAAAATGCAAAATATCTTTATCTTCTTTATTTCGATGCCAATAACAACCGAACGTTGAATACAGAAATTAATGGAGTAATAGTGATTTCTAAAAATTTCGACGGAAAATCGGGCAGCTCTCCAAAGTCATTATTAATCCCAATTCCTGAATCTGAAAGTAGGAAAGAAATTCTTAATGTAAAATTTAATACAAATGAAAAATCGATTACCCCGAAAATCATCGAGGTAAGATTACTGACTCAAATGCCAGATAAAAACTAA